From a single Glycine soja cultivar W05 chromosome 19, ASM419377v2, whole genome shotgun sequence genomic region:
- the LOC114399186 gene encoding WAT1-related protein At2g37460-like: protein MAGNKQKLFNRLKPFIGVVFLQFGYAGMDVLSKAALNKGMSNYVFVVYRHVFAFVVTAPFALILEKKVRPKMTFSIFMKIMILSLLEPVIDQNLYFLGMKYTTATFAVSMYNVLPAITFVMAWIFRLEKVKLKSIRSQAKVVGTLATVAGAMVMTLIKGPVLDLFGTHTSNTHNQQNGGVNLQHAIKGSVMITIGCFSCACFMILQAITIEAYPAELSLTAWICLLGTVEGGVVALVMERKNLSAWSLQWDTKLLAAVYSGIVCSGMAYYIQGAVMKDRGPVFVTTFNPLCMVIVAIMGSFFLAEIMYLGRAVGAIVIILGLYLVVWGKSQDYESSSPITKEHILASKQTVEENNGKEEDHSNHGVITLSNLGAGNIARDEQV from the exons ATGGCTGGTAATAAACAAAAACTCTTTAACAGACTGAAGCCATTCATAGGTGTAGTGTTCTTACAGTTTGGATATGCTGGCATGGATGTTCTATCCAAAGCTGCACTGAACAAGGGAATGAGTAACTATGTATTTGTCGTGTACCGTCATGTTTTTGCCTTTGTTGTCACGGCCCCTTTTGCACTGATCTTGGAGAA GAAAGTAAGGCCGAAGAtgacattttcaattttcatgaaGATAATGATTCTCAGCTTGCTAGA GCCTGTTATTgaccaaaatttatattttttgggaaTGAAGTACACCACAGCAACCTTTGCTGTTTCCATGTACAATGTCCTCCCTGCCATTACCTTTGTCATGGCTTGGATTTTTAG GCTTGAGAAGGTAAAACTAAAAAGTATACGCAGTCAAGCAAAGGTGGTGGGGACTTTAGCAACTGTTGCAGGTGCCATGGTCATGACACTGATAAAGGGCCCAGTACTTGATCTTTTTGGAACACACACAAGCAATACCCACAACCAGCAAAATGGTGGGGTGAATCTTCAACATGCAATAAAGGGATCGGTCATGATCACAATTGGCTGCTTTAGTTGCGCTTGTTTCATGATTCTCCAA GCTATTACCATTGAAGCCTACCCTGCTGAGCTCTCTCTTACAGCATGGATATGCCTATTGGGAACAGTTGAAGGTGGTGTAGTGGCACTGGTTATGGAAAGGAAGAATCTTTCTGCTTGGTCTCTGCAATGGGATACAAAACTGCTGGCTGCTGTCTACAGT GGCATAGTTTGCTCAGGAATGGCTTATTACATCCAAGGAGCAGTGATGAAAGATAGGGGACCGGTCTTTGTTACAACTTTTAACCCTCTCTGCATGGTCATTGTGGCTATCATGGGCTCCTTCTTTCTGGCTGAAATAATGTACCTCGGGAG GGCGGTTGGAGctattgtaattattttagGGCTGTATCTTGTGGTGTGGGGTAAAAGCCAAGACTACGAGTCATCAAGTCCAATTACTAAAGAGCATATATTGGCATCCAAGCAAACAGTAGAGGAGAACAACGGCAAAGAGGAGGATCATTCTAATCATGGGGTCATCACTCTCAGTAACTTAGGCGCGGGAAACATAGCACGAGATGAACAAGTATGA